The following DNA comes from Camelina sativa cultivar DH55 chromosome 14, Cs, whole genome shotgun sequence.
GAGGAGATGGTAGATGATGAACATCCTCGTCTCTATAAGCCTTTTGATTTCTGGGGTTTCTTGAAATTCAGCAACTTACCTAATGCCCGGAAAGACATATCTGATCTCACCACTTACTGTGCCCTTTaagcatttttatatattatgccATTTTCTGAATAAATGTAACTATGTATCATTTGATCATTAGCTACATATGCTTGTTCAGACGTTGTTTGCTTTTTTGCTCTCAAGTTATTGTTCTTTTTGCAAATACTGTCAAGGTGCATTAGCTTGTGATACGTTAATTGCTTGGATAGACCAAAATAGACAGTCAACaaacatatttcttttaatttcttaggGTAAAAGGAAACCTATATAGGATAAGGAGCCTCACTAGCTTTCACAAATCTGCCTCTGACACGCAACCTAGTGTCCGCTCTTGCCTTCCTCGATTCATACCTTATAGTCTTATCATATCTGTCCACACACCAAGATCCAAGATAAAGGAAGACACGTAATATAGTATTAGGTTCTTTGAGGAGATAAGCAATAGAAAATtatcaaaggaaaagaaaaagtagcATCTACCTCCGTGTATTCCTCTTTTTCTTGTAACGCTGCATTGCATTGCCTCTGTTCTGAGCCATCCGCTCCAGATCAGCCTTGGTTGCCACTAATCTTGTGGTCTTGCAACTAGTTCCAGCAATATGCTTCGTGAAATGCAAGTCACTGGAGGAGGAGTGGGAAGCTTTCTCGGAGCCAAATGTAATTGAATGATTGTTGCTCTCAGATGTTGTTGGTTGTACCTGACCTGATGTTGATCGCTTGTAGTCATCCTACAAAAGAATTCTAATCAGCATCACAACAGTATCTGTATGTGTTGGTTACAGATAAGTTTCCTAGCGCACATAGATATCACAAGTCAAAATGTTGGAACTGGAATTCCgaggtaaaagtaaaatatagaaaagcaAACCAACTTGCAACTTATTTCTAAGTAGGTTTCATGTTCTCAAAACTATCTCCACTCACTATAAGGGGAAACTATCTACAACAGTTTCTGAGAATAAAATGGAGATAAGAGACCTATGCGTTTTCAAACACTACCTTGTTTTAGCACGAAACACTTACTTAAATAACGAATGTGTATGAGAACCATTACCTTACAAATCCCTTTTACACGTTTCACGTTAGTGGAACAAGTTTCATTCATACTGTCAACAAAGTTGTTGATTGTGAATGAAGCAGCACCTTGATATGCAGCTTCCATTTGGGTAGTGTCCTCGGGTCCCCTTAACTGTCCCAAGTTAAAATCCCATATCTGCAAGTTCACCATACATGTAAACAAAAAACCCTTTCATTTGTTGGAGAAACCATTAAACCACCATACAGAGTGAGTATATTAACAGACTGTTCCTCGTGAGAAACTTAAACTGTTCTAAGCACAAACCAAAACAGCAACCATggacaaaacaatcaaaagagAGATAAGTTGAACCTGAGAACTCTGGCCACCACTAGGATTAGTATCCTTCCACTGCAAAGGTGTAAACGACGTCTTTTGAGGCTGCTCTCTGCCATAGATCTCCTCTACATCTCTTGCCCATTCCAACCTCACAGGCATCTCCGGAACCATAATACCTTCTCTtgcttctccatctccatcacAATCACCCTCACGGTCAcaatcaccatcaccatcaccatcatcaccaccaccaacaacaacaacatcattcTTAAGCAACTCTTCAACCTGTTTACACAACACCTGCTTAAACCTCCCACAACTAGAAGAAGACCCACGTTTCTTAAACGTAGTATCACTAGGAACAATCAATTCCTGGAGAACAACATCAGATCCCAAAACCCACGAATCCAACTGCATCCCAAAATTCTCCATCATCGGAActtgactctcttcttcttcttcttttttcctccCTCCTTCCAAATCCATCCCCCATAACGCAGCAAGCTCCAGCGCCGACGGACAACCAGAGAAACCTTCCACGGCGGTTCGAACATGAGCATCCGAAACAGAGCAGCTCCCGTGAACATCCCAATCACACTCCTGACACAAGACGAAATTATCGGTGAAGCACCGTACAGAGACGGGCTCGTTACCGCAGTTATCACATATCTGAGATCGAACGTGCTTCCTCGACAAGAGATTCGCCGTGTGGACGTGCTGATCACACGGCAAACAAAGCTTCGCCGTATCGGCTCTACAAAACAATACCGCCGCACGCTCGCCGCAGAAATCGCACGGTGCTCTCTCTGAACTACCCATAATAATAACTCCCTTCTCTATTATCTGCAAATCTTTATTGGAATAAAGAAGACAACGAAGCTTTGGGATTTACTATTACTAAATGTTGCCCTGTATGGAACtttgtgtataaaaaaaaatggattgttCAGATCGAGAGGGCGACGCTGACGTTGAAGGTACTGAACGTGACAGAGATAGAGAACCTATGGAGAAAATATCTAATCTGCTTTTGCAActctttttatattcttttaactTATATAGAGAAAGTTAGATCAAAGCACATGATTTTATTGGCATTATTTCTTTCCGTAAATAGTAATGACTTTTTTTGAACCTTTGGagttttgttcatttttaaaTCAGTGTAGggggtaaaaaaagaaaaattcagtGTAGTAACGGCTTCGAACATCTTTTCTCTAATCACAAACACTTCAGCATAATTTAGGGTCCGAATGATAACCGTCGATTTAGTAGTGCGgaataaaaaatttactagTGTGGTACGGTTCAACTACGGTTCGTGCGGgacaaatatatttgcgggacaaatacgattattctaaaataaacggtacaaaataatgtttgattggtgaaaaaacaaTAAGCGGTGCATAATACATATTATAGTTatacattataaataaatatattatattaatataattataaatgtaaatttattttttattgttagtgaaatagtattttcatttttatttataatttatgaactttaaaaaccaaagttttaatcatgtaaaattttgtttattaaataatgAAGAAATACATCTTTTagaaataatttcattataGAAGAAACTATAGTTTACTTGTAAAACTGTTAAATCTAgttaacatatatatgatacattttaaatgacataactttaatttatattttgattaaaactgACTTAAATTTTTTGGATCTGTTTTTCCATATTATAAGtgattattttgtaatttgtgaAGAATAAtgaagtaatattttttataaaattaagcaacatttaaaataatattatttcatatttactttatatggaaactataatttccttttaaagttgttaattttagttaatatatatgctataatttaatcaaattttttttgtcaaaaagttgactatatttttttgttttttaataaatcttttgtttcatattaaaaactgattattttataatttgtgaACAAATAATgaagtaaattattattttttcaaaaaaaagacacatttgaaaagttaattatttatgaGAATCTTTAActatgtaaattataaaaaaaactcatttggCATAAAGTAGTTTATTAAAATCTATGTTAACTATTACTCTTtgctatcaaaaaaaaaaaaaaacaataatctgAATTTATTTTGTCCAGTGCGTAATTGCTAAAACCACTTTGCTAAAACCACTGGATAATACCCACTTTTAAAAAACAACGGTGGTCCTTTGATAAATACTCATCCTCAAAAACCGcaacagtgttttttttttttttagaaaaacgcAAATAACCTATTATTTTGTGATTGGTGACCTGAACTGCTTTTTCCTAAAAAAGTTTGAATACCGCTTATTAGAGAGTCAACATTCACTGCCTTAGTCATCGGAATACTCTACATACACGGTATAACTTATATAAACTAATACTcagataa
Coding sequences within:
- the LOC104741412 gene encoding zinc finger protein CONSTANS-LIKE 15-like encodes the protein MGSSERAPCDFCGERAAVLFCRADTAKLCLPCDQHVHTANLLSRKHVRSQICDNCGNEPVSVRCFTDNFVLCQECDWDVHGSCSVSDAHVRTAVEGFSGCPSALELAALWGMDLEGGRKKEEEEESQVPMMENFGMQLDSWVLGSDVVLQELIVPSDTTFKKRGSSSSCGRFKQVLCKQVEELLKNDVVVVGGGDDGDGDGDCDREGDCDGDGEAREGIMVPEMPVRLEWARDVEEIYGREQPQKTSFTPLQWKDTNPSGGQSSQIWDFNLGQLRGPEDTTQMEAAYQGAASFTINNFVDSMNETCSTNVKRVKGICKDDYKRSTSGQVQPTTSESNNHSITFGSEKASHSSSSDLHFTKHIAGTSCKTTRLVATKADLERMAQNRGNAMQRYKKKRNTRRYDKTIRYESRKARADTRLRVRGRFVKASEAPYPI